DNA from Trichomycterus rosablanca isolate fTriRos1 chromosome 23, fTriRos1.hap1, whole genome shotgun sequence:
ACTGACAGCAGTCATATCATTTTAAATTCATATAAAATGTCATATAACGTcatgaaaaataaacataaactgcAACATAAAAATCAGGCCTAGGTAATCTGCATAAACATTTCTTTGGGATTCTTGGTTGTGTATTAACATAATGAGATATAAATATAAGCATGGTTTTATGCTATAATAACTATTTTTAACTGCTTTTTTGAACTACTTCTTACTTTTGTTACACAAGAACAGTCCTAACCTACCtcacagccataaaaataaagatgaaaatataaaatggaccaaaatataaagacagatACATAATACCTATTGTTGCCATTAAATGGCACAAATGTGCTAAACgtggcattaaaatccaaacaaacaatctTCCTTTTGTTAGATTAGATGCATTAATTCACATGCATACACAAAGTTTGTGCCACATACAgtgtcagccactgattgtgcaagttctcctacttagaaagatgagagaggtctgtaattttcatcataggtacacttcaactatgaaagacaaaatgagaaaaaaaaaatccaggaaatcacattgtaggatttttaaagaatttatttgtaaattatggtggaaaataagtatttggttaataacaaaagttcaactcaatactttgtaacataacctttgttggcaatgacaggtcaatgacggatcagtcgtcctgtcccctttgcagaaaaacagccccaaagcatgatgtttccacccccatgcttcacagtaggtatggtgttcttgggtttttcttcttcctccaaacacgacgagttgagtttttaccaaaaagttccattttggtttcatctgaccacatgatattctcccaatcctcttctggatcatccatatgctctctggcaaacttcagacgggcctggacatgtactggcttaagcagggggacacgcctggcactgcaggatttgagtccctctcggcgtagtgtgttactgatggtagcctttgttactttggtcccagctctctgcaggtcattcatcaggtctcTCTGtatagttctgggatttttgctcaccgttctcatgatcattttgaccccattggatgagatcttgaccccaagggagattatcaatggtcttgtatgtcttccattttcttacaattgttcccacagttgatttattcacactgacctgcttgcctattgtagattcactcttcccagcctggtgcaggtctacaattttcatcctggtgtccttcgacagctctttggtcttggccatggttgagtttggagtctgactgtttgaggctgtggacaggtgtcttttatacagataacgaggtcaaacaggtgccattaatacaggtaacgagtggaggacagaagagcttcttaaagaagaagttacaggtctgtgagagccagaaatcttgcttgtttgtgggtgaccaaatacttattttccaccataatttacaaataaattctttaaaaatcctacaatgtgatttcctggattttttttttctcattttgtctctcatagttaaagtgtacctatgatgaaaattacagacctctctcatctttctaagtaggagaacttgcacaatcagtggctgactaaatactttttgaccccactgtaggtTAACAGTAAACTCTTCAAAACCACATGCTATCCAGTCTAACAAGTATGTGACATTAGTACACTATCACAAGTgatgtattaaatattttgaCATGAGGCACATGgtttgtggtttgggacactgCCTAGATTACTCACACATCTCATACTTTATTGTACTGAGCAGCTTTTAAACAACATTAATCTAATAACTGAGAAATGTACACTGCCATGGTTACAGTcttcaaaaatatttataaagaagAGTCCTTACTGAAGAAGGCAATTTGTAATAAAAGATCAGATCAGTTtggggtcctgtgggagtcGCTTTTGATTGAGAAGTAGTACAGAACAACAGTCAGTCATCGTATTTTCACCAAGTTCAtgtgtatggtaggtgtagcttataaaataatgaatgtacATATCATATAGGTGTGCTTAATAGTTTTTGGTGAGTGTATATCATTTTATATTACTGTACTGTTATATTTTTGTCTTactcattaattattttatttgtgtttccaTCAGCATCTTTCTTTTCCTGCCCATACTGCTCTGTGTCCTTCACCAACTTCTCATACCTTGAGAAACATCTAAAATGGACTCATCGAAACAATTACCACAACTGgattaaaaaccaaaaaacACCAGAATGCATCAAAATAACTTCTGGGATGCTAAGCTGTTCCACCTGTCACGACCGCTTCTTCACCCAGGAgcagctcaacacacacatgCGCCGTGCCCACCTGCCCGCCCCAGCACCTATCCGAAAACGCCACACATGCCCGCAATGTGACCGCAGCTTTGACTACATTGGCAATTTGCAAAACCACTGCCGCAAGTGCCACAATCTCTCCACAGTGTGTAGCAACGGAGAGATTAGCTGTGCTCTGTGTGGCAAAAACTTTGCAGGAATTTGGGGCCTCGGACCTCATCAGTGCCACAGGCTTGAAGAAGAGCACGATTCTCATGTCGATGGAGACAAACCTCTGTGTACAGATCGTGGATTCCTGTGCCAACACTGTGGCAAGAACTGCACCACACTGCAGTGTCTGACCATACACATGCGCATACATACCGGTGAGAAACCGCACGTCTGCACTGACTGTGGGCACGGCTTTAAGGAGATGGGCAGCCTTCGCAAACATATGCTCATCCACACTGGCGCCAAACCCTACACCTGCCCTGAATGTGCCAAGAGCTTTGCCCGGATGAGCCACCTGAATACGCATTtgcgcacacacacaggcgAGCGGCCGTACTCGTGCCTTGACTGCGGGATGACGTTCAGTCACAGGGCAACTCTGCAAATACATCGCCGTGTTCACTCCGGAGAAAAACCCTTTTTTTGTGAGGATTGTGGGAAAATGTTTTCAACACTGAATGGTTTAAAAGTTCATCATATGACCCACAACCAACAAAGGATCCACAAGTGTAGCGAGTGCCAGAAAACATTTGCGAGACCTGACGTGCTGAAGAAACACCTGCGAATTCACAACGGCGAGAGGCCATACGTGTGCACCGTCTGCAGCAAGAGGTTCAATCGCGTCCAGCACCTCACCAACCATCAGCGCACTCACACCGGAGAAAGGCCATACCGATGCGAAGAATGCGGTGCAAGCTTCGCCCAGTCGGGTGATTTGACCAAACATGTGCGCGGCCACACAGGGGAAAAGCCCTACGCATGCCCCGAGTGTGACCGCCGCTACAGTAACCCCGGTGACCTGGGAAAGCACAGGCGCACTCACAGTGGCCTCAGGCCTTACAGGTGTCAGCAGTGTGATAAGGCGTTTCTCATGCCACAACATTTGAaaacacactctcttacacacactggAGAGCGACCGTTCAGCTGCCCACAGTGTGAGCGCACCTTTACTAGAGCCCACCATCTAACCCAGCACTTAACCACGCACCATTCCTAGTGCTTGTATTTTTGTCAGGACATTTTAGGAATACTACTTAGTAAGGAgctacaaataaaatgttaatttctGCTAATTTTTAGAGATATCTTTTCATATAGGAAGATTATTTTGTACTTGAACCATTTGCACACTTTTGTCTTGATGCTTGGTtaagatttatatatataatttattgtttcTGTAGACCTGTTCTCTTTTAGATGAATTGTTCTCATAACCCAGTTCTCATTTAAAGCTACATTATCTCATTTAAAGCTACATACTGTTTTGACATATAGGGACTTAGAACATGTCACTTCTTATAGGCATATGTTTTTGCAAGCATAGCATCAGCTTTGTTGGTGATGTATCTGGTAGCAGTGAGCTGTATGCAAATGCACATTAAAGCAGCAAGTCGTGGCATGATGACACATTGTGCCAAACTGACCCAACTGCTCAGACTTTAGCATTTTTCTTAACATTTTAGGCTTTCAAGCTATTTGCAGTAGTTTGACACTACCAAAATAGAGACGTCTGTAATTAGAGTAAGGCTGTTATTTGATTTAAAGACATCTGATTAATTCAGGTAGATTTAAGCCCAGTAATAAAGTTATTTAACTTATGGGAACTTAGTAGTAGGGTGTTTGATTTGCACACGTTTAtatgtagggatgtaacgatacactctacccacgatgcgatacgattcacgatactgggttcacgatacgattttccccgatttttttaaactaaatgaaattgaagacaaattatgacgtttccttttattacttctatttaaaataaaatactgtatttgtgcttatatttaattcatctaaataatgaatgtcctttattttattagataggtgcaaactatgcaaaataaaTGCTACACATTTCCCTTattctataataaaaatatatagcgccagtgccctctgctgtttaaagtgaatatcgattcatcttaaatgattaaccgattcaaatcgtggcacatgcgcaccgatttttaactgtctgcCGGTGcaccgttacatccctatttatATGTATGAAAACACAGTCCACAGGCAGCGTTCTAAACAGTACATGACACTAATCGttaactttttttaatgcattttctccccattttcctcccaatttcaATTTGTCAtccactgctgagggatacccgattgcatccgaggagagagCATGTTGCTGCTCACTCTTTcaacacatgcacagccctcttcTTCTCGCccttgcattctgcacaggcgtcccttccgccaatcagggtccttatacagcttatgaagatcccacccacacttaGTCCGGTCGTCCCGCCTTAGCAGATACGGTGGCAATTAGTatatgctgcaggcactgccgattatgcccaACCAACCGTTGGCtacaccaagtttcgaaccgaggagttcagaatctcgacgctggtgtgctagtggaacatcctgctgcgccacctgggcgcctaaccAACAACGATAACTATTTAAAGGTATGATACTGAAAATGCAATTTAACTAATGTCACTGTTTACCATCACATATAGAGATGCTTCTTTAAGATGAAATCATTATAAAATGTGGTTCTATTGGACGTCTTATTCAGATTACCAAAGTGCATGTATTAAACATgatgaattaaacatttaataatagtGTTTATAAACTTGACCTGCACTTCACTGCTGAACATTCAGTACTTCACCACGCTAAGAATTCTCATGACTGGCTGAGACTCAAAAAATTCAACATACTTTAAAGCATCAGATTATTGCCAAATTTAAATTTCTTGCAAACACACTTAGTGAGAGTTTAGTCGCAGGTTAGTGtttaaaatgctgaaaaatCTAGAAGAGTACTGTGCAAGACCAGATTTAGATGTTTAACATTATAtctgtttattaaatgtttaataatttcGTTTTTATTATGTATCTGATGcaaaatttttgtatttatgaCTGAAATGCTGTAAAAATTGTTTCTTATGTCACATACAAATACTATGGGCTTTGTTAATGAAACATTATGAATTGATGTGGAAATCTTTGTTATTGACAGTTTCTCAGACATGCTTCTGTCCAATAAGACTTTTTCTTTCTAATCTTTACAAAATCTACATAGAATTATTGTTCTATTTTAATAAGATTCAAGTCACATAGCTCTCAGATATAGAATTGCAGTGCATGATTCTACATAATAAATTTACCAAGTATTTGTTACTGCTGTCTGTACAATTCATCAAAGTAAAGGATTGCatctgcattttttatttaaatatcaatTTAAATAACATTGCCTAATTTGGTTAGAACAGGAAAGATTTTCTGTAAACAGATGATACACAGCAATTAAAATGACTTCGGCTTTTGTGGTTTACTGTGGCTGTGCATTATCTCTTGCATCATTTATGAGCTGTCATATCTCATCTCAGCAGAATGTTTTTCCTTTACATGTTGCTGGAAAGTTTGGAAAGTGAAGTGCTTTAACCTTGCTTTCTGTAACAGCGATACTAATACAACAAATGCGATGCTTCTGTTGCAGTAAGCTGATATTTAATGTAACAATTGATTTTCCCCACATGTAGTTAATTTTCCAACGATTTCTTCTCTGCTGTATTGAGGAAATATCGGCTACTGCTTTGTCTGTAGTTACCTTACATCAGGCATGGGTTTCATAAAAATTCATATTAGAAATGCATGCATCATTTATTGAGATAAATTGCAATTCATTATATGCAGAAAATAAGAACTAAGGCCAAAGCTGATCTGTTTAGAATAGTTAGTAAGCTCATATGACATACATAGCATAGCACAAAAGGTTTTTTGCTTTACGTTTGATTAAGAGTGCTTAAATTAATATCCAAACACGTCTAGCTGAGTAAATTGTGCAAGGTTTTAAGCACTAAATTGTTAGTTTATCTGTCAGTTAATCCTATGTGTCAAATGCACTTAAGTGCAAAGGTTTGGATCCCCACTGTTGATTAAAAGAACGATTTATATTTGGTTATGTATTGGTTAAAATGACGGTATGTAACCTTTATTGTAAAATTTTTAAACATTGGTCAAAAATGGCAGTTTTTAGGATCCGAAAGCAGCTCAGAGGTTATGAACAGTGGTTAGAAAGAGTGGGCAAGTTAGTATGGAATATCTAGGGCTACACAACATTCAGAAAGAAATAGTAAAGCTGGAACTAATTCCACACTGATGttcactattaatattattattaacatgctTTATAATTTAACAATTTATTTTGGTACTTTGAGAATAGCAGAAATGCACTAAATGTCTTATTATAAATAAGTTATTTTTACTGTATGCAAACTATTGCACTTAATTGTAGTTGTCTTAAATAGCTTAAACCTGCTGCTTAAATACCTCACATGCTGGGCTGCTCTTCTGGTGAAGGTGTTGCTACAGTAGATATATATTGTCTCCCTTTTGTGATTGATGGAACTGATTTTAAAAGCCATTTTATTTGCTGCAGTAGTTGTCTTTCACTGACTGGTTCATTAAATAGCTTTAGGTAGACTAATGTTTTTGTAAGTGATGTGCACAGAAGGAAGTGACAAGTTAacttattggtgtgtgtgtgtgtgtgtgtgtaaacatgatttGTTTTGCCATTAATGCTGACCTCGGCTGTAAAATTCCTTATTGTGTATTTGTGCcttgaataaaaatgaaaacacagaaaagtgtttttttatttgtttgatagATTTTTGAATTGTTGGGCTGCTTAATGACATCAGTCATACTTGCACAAAGGCTCACTTACATTTACAAGCATTAAACTTATACAGACACCTAAAGACAAGAGATGGATCACTTGGTTGGTCAAACACCCTAAAACAGGTCTGCCTCGGTCAATGCTGGGGGAattgctttattatttttatgtctaCAATTACTAGGACAGCACAGTAACTGGTGCTGCGACACAGATAACAAAGATGTATTTAGGGCTAAATAATATTGAGTGTACCTCTGTTTAAAGCTGTAATCAATACTTCTTAAAGCATGTCCATTTTTCATTTAGCAAGCGGGTCTGTCTGTGAGAGGAGGGGCAGGGAGATGTCCAGCAGTGGTGAGTCATTCTTATTGTTGCTATAGTAACAATAACTCTAGAAGATGaactttaaaatgtacagatatgATTACAGAATCAGTtacaacattaaaaaagcattacAATCATGTCTgatattgttttttaatacataatgGTGCAACAGAAAATTTTGCctattaaataatgtaataaattgtttaattgtagtAATTGTTTTACTATAGATATGTTTTACTATAGACCgtttcaaatgaatattcatgagTCCAGGAAGTGACGTAGATGTTCCTAAGACGCTTCCGCTTGGTGGTAAACAGCGCTCAGAACAACAGCGATTGACCACAACTGCTTCAATTCCTTTGCGTTAGTTCAGGTCTGATTTATTGACAGTATGTCTAAATTAAAGTTAGGAACATGTTGTTCGGTTGTCGGATGTTCCCTCAGGCCGGGTACAAAATTGCTTTCAGAAATAAAGGTGAACAGATTTCCAAAAGAACGCACAGTGAAACGCTTGGATTGCTGCTATAAatagtctcagctcgcatctcagcatgtctgagAGATATCTCACTATgaatgtcagctcatcatctaaaacttaatcccagtaaGAAAGAgatgttacttattcctggagatcaatctccaacccagggcCTAGTCATCTCTTTttatgactcccagatcagaccatctgataatgtaagaaaccttggtgaccttctctcctcatgtagccaacatgacaagatcgtgccagctcctcctctacaacatcaggaagattcggccatttctctccatggaagccactcagaatCTTGttcaatcacttgtaatctcacggttggactactgcctCTCTCTtttggcaggtgctcctatgtcctcTAATAAAGCCTTACAACTCAACCAAAATGCAGCtcctcgcctggtttttaaaccaacctaaacactgccacatcaaccCACTGTtccgttctcttcactggcttcctgtagctgcacgcgttcagtttaaaacactgatgctcgcctacaaagccaaatatggaccagctccaagctaccttagaggtctaataaaaccccgctctgtaccacgcaacgtccgagccactagtcttgcttgaaggaagacaagcatcaaggttcttctctgtacttgcacccaagtggtggaatgagctTCCCTTgactgtccgaacatctgagtctcttgctgccttcaaaagacgattaaaaactcacctctttactaagcacttaagctgacatgtacttactaatgctcttatttatttattgcataaaAAAAGGTTCTAACAGggagtttcagcagatttatattcttggactgttgtctacttaaactagagtaaggtaatgtctactatggaagcacttctctaagttgctctggataagagcatctgctaaatgccgaaaatgtaaatgtttatttaccttTTAACCTGTCAaagatatgtggacacccctcctagtgtttaaatgttttagccacacccattgctaacagctgtataaaatcaTATGAAATAACCTACATACTCCCAAATTTGTGGTAACAGTTGAGGAAACACATTACCTGCTCCAGCATGACCTTtgtgcccctgtgtacaaagctaAATCAATAAAGCCATGGTTTAAGTAGTgtagtgtggaggaactccacaGCACTTACGTTAATCCCATTAAACACTTCTGGGATGAATTGCATTGTTGACTGTGAGCTAGGGCCTCTCATCCAACATAACCTCTACAAATGCTTTGTCAAATGACTTAATTCTCCCAGGCGCATTTTAAAATCCCTTGGACAGCTTATACAGAGTACAAACTATAGTAGAGGCCAcaagtctgagaccactagtgaacacatttaatacaatgttttttttttacaaattacattataaacaaaacagtttgaatgaaaagtaaaaaaaaaaaatcccatttctggaaaagttgaaACATcttgtaaaacaacaaaacaagaatctgtgatttgttaataatttaaaagtatatttaactgacaaaagtacaaaaaaaagatGTCCAAGGTTttggtttttaattgtattttattgattGAAATTGAgatgttacagcagcaatttacAATTATCACAAACATCACACACCGACATTACAATGTGGTACAGGAAAGGATAAAAAAGTTTAAGACAGTAATGTAATACAAAagtaagatatatatatatatatatatatatatatatatataaaaatatatataaaaaatataataatataaaaaataagaatataagaCATCTAACAGAAAACAACTAAAGAGGCCTAAAAGGTGCAGTTATAGACATTGTGTGCAATTAaagctgtgcaaataaaaaaacagtaccATGTGCAAATTGCAAATCAAGTAGAACCATTTCCAAGGTTTATGGTCTTTTGTGGGTACTATAGGTTCTGCGTCtcttgcaccagtgagagtCATTATAGGTTGCCACAGCTGTGGGTAGAAATGACTTCCTGTAGTAAACATGaacaaattttgaatttgattcCAGGTAACCAAAggaacaaaataaatgtaaaatgtatataaaatattaaacattccacaataattAGGTAAATTGGTAAAAGGTGAGGGCACTAGGCCCCCATTTGCCCCCTTTGTGAATAAAGAACTGCTGTCCATCACATCCTCTATTCATGCCAAAAAATGAACACCATCAGAACAAaattctacagtacaaacaactAGGACATCTTTACCTTCAACTTAAATTCTTAGAAGTAGTAGGAATAAAAAATGCCATGTAAGATTTAAAGAATCACTTCAACTCTACACCATCACAGTCACGCAAACAACACCCTAATACCTATAAGTCTCTTAATGAATtcctataaacaaacaaatcgaCCCCCAATTTGACTTTTTAaggataaaatatattattcagccatgataatagccaaAGCAGCTGACATgacatttaaaatcaaaccaACAAACTATGATTGGGTATAGATACTTtaagtctttgcaagcaaatatCACCAATTTGTGTCAAAGCTTGTGAGAAAATTGTCAATCATTTAAAACATCATTTCTCAACGCAATATTGCAAACaatttaggtcttttaccatctaccatacataatattgcaaAGAGATTCAGTTAATCCAGAGAAATCTTAGTCCACACTGGGCCAGAAACCatgtgtgtgaccttcaagCCTTCAGACAGTATTGCATGAAAAATCTTCATGTTATTGTGATAAATTTACCCATGTGCTCGGAAGTACTTTGGAAACCACACAATCAGCTGCTgcttcaagaaatgcaacctgaaactctataaTGCACAGAGATCATGTGTGCTGTGATCAGATAATTCTGTTTCATCTTGTTCTttgtaaaaatgaatgttaagtTTTCCGTGCcacagacaaaaaggaccactCAGACTGTTAAGTAACCTTCTAGAAAATGGTGCCAGAAAATCTGTCAGGGTCCATCAGTGCCAACAGCATGGGTAatctgcatatgtgtgaagataTAATTTTATGTAGTGCCATGAAGGTGATGTCTTACCTTGTGAAGTagt
Protein-coding regions in this window:
- the LOC134301354 gene encoding gastrula zinc finger protein XlCGF57.1 is translated as MEEEEEEDEEVKGKLERDNGDSVVKQEATEVECDLRQDEEAPSFFSCPYCSVSFTNFSYLEKHLKWTHRNNYHNWIKNQKTPECIKITSGMLSCSTCHDRFFTQEQLNTHMRRAHLPAPAPIRKRHTCPQCDRSFDYIGNLQNHCRKCHNLSTVCSNGEISCALCGKNFAGIWGLGPHQCHRLEEEHDSHVDGDKPLCTDRGFLCQHCGKNCTTLQCLTIHMRIHTGEKPHVCTDCGHGFKEMGSLRKHMLIHTGAKPYTCPECAKSFARMSHLNTHLRTHTGERPYSCLDCGMTFSHRATLQIHRRVHSGEKPFFCEDCGKMFSTLNGLKVHHMTHNQQRIHKCSECQKTFARPDVLKKHLRIHNGERPYVCTVCSKRFNRVQHLTNHQRTHTGERPYRCEECGASFAQSGDLTKHVRGHTGEKPYACPECDRRYSNPGDLGKHRRTHSGLRPYRCQQCDKAFLMPQHLKTHSLTHTGERPFSCPQCERTFTRAHHLTQHLTTHHS